Proteins encoded within one genomic window of Brassica rapa cultivar Chiifu-401-42 chromosome A09, CAAS_Brap_v3.01, whole genome shotgun sequence:
- the LOC103842824 gene encoding ubiquitin-conjugating enzyme E2 36, which produces MANSNLPRRIIKETQRLLSEPAPGISASPSEENMRYFNVMILGPSQSPYEGGVFKLELFLPEEYPMAAPKVRFLTKIYHPNIDKLGRICLDILKDKWSPALQIRTVLLSIQALLSAPNPDDPLSENIAKHWKSNEAEAVETAKEWTRLYASGA; this is translated from the exons ATGGCGAATAGTAATCTACCGCGAAGAATCATCAAG GAAACTCAACGCCTGCTTAGTGAACCGG CTCCGGGGATAAGTGCGTCACCGTCAGAGGAGAATATGCGATATTTCAATGTTATGATTCTTGGTCCTTCCCAGTCTCCTTATGAAG GAGGAGTTTTCAAGTTGGAGCTCTTTTTACCTGAAGAGTATCCTATGGCAGCTCCCAAA GTTAGGTTTCTCACGAAGATTTACCATCCTAACATTGACAAG ctTGGAAGAATTTGCCTTGACATATTGAAAGACAAGTGGAGTCCTGCGCTACAAATAAGAACTGTGCTTTTGAG TATTCAAGCTCTTCTAAGCGCACCAAACCCAGATGATCCACTCTCTGAGAACATAGCCAAGCATTGGAAGAGTAATGAAGCTGAAGCTGTGGAGACAG CTAAGGAGTGGACTCGTCTGTATGCAAGTGGCGCTTGA
- the LOC103842825 gene encoding uncharacterized protein LOC103842825 isoform X2, translating to MSPPPLRSTFTSVCGSRVRHVWCPHHVSLADLPWQTVTFVTHFVYHKFYSLSSTHRHYLNTQRESNIENLNNENKHMAGKLMTLQVFHLLSISLVIFFVFSVNVVSEEDYQRAVPPEDKTTTVWFSRIKQSGNDYWGKLKESLGRGHARFFPPNIEGKDDPSMGAGGKMKEAVTRSFEHSKDSVEEAARSAAEVACDAAEAVKEKVKRSFSGSETTQQQSYGTEEL from the exons ATGAGCCCACCTCCTTTACGTTCGACCTTCACGTCGGTCTGTGGTTCACGCGTCAGACACGTGTGGTGTCCCCACCACGTCTCACTTGCCGACTTGCCTTGGCAAACAGTAACCTTTGTAACACATTTTGTCTACCACAAGTTTTATTCCTTAAGTTCAACTCACCGGCATTATTTAAACACACAGAGAGAAAGCAATATAGAGAACCTTAACAACGAAAATAAACACATGGCCGGAAAATTAATGACTTTGCAAGTTTTCCACTTGCTAAGCATATCTTTAGTCATCTTCTTTGTATTCTCTGTGAATGTTGTCAGTGAGGAGGATTACCAGAGAGCGGTGCCTCCGGAAGATAAAACGACTACGGTTTGGTTCTCTAGGATCAAACAGTCTGGTAATGATTACTGGGGGAAACTCAAAGAGAGTTTAGGTCGTGGTCACGCCCGCTTTTTTCCTCCAAACATAGA AGGAAAGGATGATCCATCAATGGGAGCAGGAGGAAAGATGAAAGAGGCGGTCACAAGGAGCTTCGAGCACAGTAAAGATTCGGTGGAGGAAGCTGCCAGATCAGCAGCGGAGGTGGCGTGTGATGCGGCGGAAGCAGTTAAAGAAAAGGTGAAGAGGAGCTTTTCCGGCAGCGAGACGACTCAGCAGCAGTCATATGGTACTGAGGAGCTCTAA
- the LOC103842823 gene encoding uncharacterized protein LOC103842823, whose protein sequence is MIEEGPPAPKVLRMVYFVGAGFLCTFAINKWREMEKKSNLKQQEKNQQADGGGLLHQIPADSVQKAMK, encoded by the exons ATGATAGAGGAAGGTCCACCGGCTCCGAAGGTTCTCCGTATGGTCTACTTCGTCGGCGCCGGAT TTTTATGCACTTTCGCGATCAACAAATGGCGTGAAATGGAGAAAAAATCAAATCTGAAACAGCAGGAGAAGAATCAGCAAGCAGATGGAGGAGGTTTATTGCATCAAATTCCTGCAGATTCGGTTCAGAAAGCAATGAAATGA
- the LOC103842825 gene encoding uncharacterized protein LOC103842825 isoform X1, whose protein sequence is MSPPPLRSTFTSVCGSRVRHVWCPHHVSLADLPWQTVTFVTHFVYHKFYSLSSTHRHYLNTQRESNIENLNNENKHMAGKLMTLQVFHLLSISLVIFFVFSVNVVSEEDYQRAVPPEDKTTTVWFSRIKQSGNDYWGKLKESLGRGHARFFPPNIDLCRGKDDPSMGAGGKMKEAVTRSFEHSKDSVEEAARSAAEVACDAAEAVKEKVKRSFSGSETTQQQSYGTEEL, encoded by the exons ATGAGCCCACCTCCTTTACGTTCGACCTTCACGTCGGTCTGTGGTTCACGCGTCAGACACGTGTGGTGTCCCCACCACGTCTCACTTGCCGACTTGCCTTGGCAAACAGTAACCTTTGTAACACATTTTGTCTACCACAAGTTTTATTCCTTAAGTTCAACTCACCGGCATTATTTAAACACACAGAGAGAAAGCAATATAGAGAACCTTAACAACGAAAATAAACACATGGCCGGAAAATTAATGACTTTGCAAGTTTTCCACTTGCTAAGCATATCTTTAGTCATCTTCTTTGTATTCTCTGTGAATGTTGTCAGTGAGGAGGATTACCAGAGAGCGGTGCCTCCGGAAGATAAAACGACTACGGTTTGGTTCTCTAGGATCAAACAGTCTGGTAATGATTACTGGGGGAAACTCAAAGAGAGTTTAGGTCGTGGTCACGCCCGCTTTTTTCCTCCAAACATAGA TTTGTGTAGAGGAAAGGATGATCCATCAATGGGAGCAGGAGGAAAGATGAAAGAGGCGGTCACAAGGAGCTTCGAGCACAGTAAAGATTCGGTGGAGGAAGCTGCCAGATCAGCAGCGGAGGTGGCGTGTGATGCGGCGGAAGCAGTTAAAGAAAAGGTGAAGAGGAGCTTTTCCGGCAGCGAGACGACTCAGCAGCAGTCATATGGTACTGAGGAGCTCTAA